CCCTCGACGGCGCCGCCTCCGGATGGGCCGCGAGGGAAAGCTACCGGGCCGGCGACATCGATGGAGAGGCGCTCGCGGCGCGCGCCGCCGACAAGACGATCCGCTCGCGCGATCCGGTCTCCTGGGATCCAGGGCGCTACACCGTCGTGCTCGAGCCCGATGCCGTCGCGGATCTTCTCACCGACATGTCGTGGATCTCGGTGGGTGCGCTCGCGGTGCAGGAAGGTCGGAGCTTTCTCTCCGGACGGATCGGGCAGCGCGTCGTCGGGGAAAACATCACCCTGAGGGACGATCCGTACCATCCGCTCCACCGCGGCTCCCCGTTCGACGCCGAGGGGATGCCGACGCAGCCGACGACGATCATCGAACGGGGCGTGGCGAAGACGCCGGTGTACGACCGGCAGACCGCCGCCAAGGATGGGCGCGAGTCGACCGGCCACGGGCTCCCGGTTCCGAATACGATCGGCCCCCTGGCCCATCATCTCGTGCTGGAGGGTGGGAGCGGCCCGGCCGAGGACCTGATCCGGGGAATCGACCGGGGCCTCTGGGTCACGCGCGTCTGGTACACGAACGTGGTCGACCCCAAAACCGTGACCTTGACCGGAATGACCCGCGACGGCCTCTTCGCGATCGAGAAAGGGAAGATCACGCGGGCGGTCCGTAACTTCCGATTCAACCAGAGCGTCGTCCAGATGCTGAACGAGGTCGAGGCCATGTCGGCCCCCGAGCGGGCGGGGGGCGTGGTCTGTCCGGGGCTCCGCGTCCGGAATTTTCATATGTCGAGCGTCACCGAGTTTTGAAAAAAGGGCTTGCGGGAACGCGAAACCTGGATATACTTCATTCGTAAGGGCTCTATGTGCCTAAGCCCCCATCGGTTTCAAGAGTCCCCCCCGAAACCGGCTCTAGCTCCCCCCATCCGCCGACGATGTTTTTCTCGGGTCAACTATCGACATTTCCTCGCCGCGGTGTCGCGGTACAGCGGGTCCAAGCAAGCCTGTTGCAACAAATTGGCTTGACTTGACCGGCCAAAGGCGGCATAAAGTAATGACCCCAACGTGATGGCACAGCCGACGAAAGGAGCGCTCCACGCCATGCCGAGCTACGCGTCGCGACGCGGCGGCTCCCTCAACAAAACTCCGCCGTCACTCGCCTTCGTTTTTCTCGCGGTTCTTTCCGTGCTGTTCGCAGACGCCGCGTTTGCCCAAACGGGTACGGTGACCGGAAAGGTCACCGACGCCTCGGGTATTCCCCAGCAGTTCGCGAACGTCACGATTCTGGGCGCCCAGAGCGGCGGCCCGACCAACGCGCAGGGCATCTTCACCATCATCAAGGTCCCCGTGGGCGTCTACACGGTGCGCGTCAGCATGCTCGGCTTCGCCAAGCAGGAGCGCCCCGGCGTCCGCGTCGACGCGAACAAGACGACGAACCTCGAGTTCAAGCTGACCGAGGAAGTAGTCAAGATGAGGGTCGTCGATGTCGCGGGCGACCTCAAGATCGCCATTCGCAAGAAGGACAGCTCCACCAAGCAGATCGTCACCGCCCAGGATCTCCACTCTCTCCCGGTCGACAGCTACAAGGACGCGATCGGGCTCAAGGCCGGCGTCATCAGCCAGGGAGGCGAGCTCCACTTCCGCGGCGGGCGCGCCGATGAGGTCCTCACGGTCGTCAATGGGATCGCCAGCCGAAACCCGCTCCGCGCCGAGGGCGTGGACCTGGGCCTCCTGGCCGTCTCCTCGAGCGAGCAGGTGCTGGGAGGACTGGACGCCCAGTACGGGAACGCGCTCTCGGGGGTGATCAACCTGACGACGCGCGAAGGCGGCGACAAGTTCGCGGGCGAAGCGCGGTACTTCACCGATCGCTACGGGGAGCACGACAAGGAATTCAATAATTTCGAGCGGCTGAGCGTCGGATTGGGCGGGCCGTTCCTCTTCGACAAGACGAAGTACTACATTTCATACGAGGGGACGTACACCGACACCTACCTCCGCAACACCACGGTGCACAACGAGCACCGCTTCCTGGATTTCATCCGGGTCGGGCTCCGGCAGGCGAACGCGTCCAACATTTCGAGCAAGCTCACGTACAACGTCACGCCGAACGAGAAGTTGAACGTCGAGTTCATTCAGAACAATTCCATCGACAGCCGGTACCACAATCGGTGGAACCGGAAGGGATTCGTGCAGGTGATCCAGGACAGCACGGCCCCGACCGACGGGAACGTCACGACCCGCTACGGCCATTGGTCGTACTACCCGGTCGATTCCAGCTACATTCCGATGAACACGGCGGATCATCTTCCGGTCGTCGACGCGAGCTATCAGCAGGTAGCCCTCACCTGGCGGCACGTCCTTGGATCCCAGAACGGCGAGATCTACAACATCCGCACCTCGCGCCAGCAGTGGGTGTCCCTCGAGGACGTCCTGGGCCGGCAGCTCTGGGAGTACATGCAGAGCCCCAATCAGTACTACGACCCGCTGAACCGGATCGACGGCGCGTACTACGTGACGAACGGCGATTATCCGTTCTACGAGCGCCGTCACACCGTCACCTACACGCTGAACGGCGACTACTCGAGAAAGCTCGGCAAACCCATCGAGCAGGGTGGCCATCCGCACAACATCATGGTGGGCGGCGACATCAACTACAACGACCTCTCGTTCCTCCTCGCCCAGTTCCCGAACGTGCTTGACGCGAACGGCGACTACGGAGCGACCCGGGACGAGTTCCAGAACTACAACCCGGAGGGCTCCTTCTTCGCGCAGGATCGCTGGGAGTACGAGGGGATGGTGTTGAACGCCGGGTTCCGCTACGACAGCTTCTCGGTCGGAAACCAGATCTCGTCGGCCGAGGTCGCCCACAAGGTGAAGACGCAGTGGAGTCCGCGCATCGGGATCGCCTATCCGATCTCGGATCGGGACGTCATGAGCTTCCATTACGGCCGGCTCTTCCAGGTGCCGGATCGCCTCTATCTCTATCAGGGGCGGAACATCTCCGCGGAAGCGCGTGGGAATCCGAACCTCGAGCCCCAGACCACGATCTCCTACCAGCTGGGCGTGCAGCATCTGTTCAGCAAGGAGATCTACGGCCAGTTCGGCGTCTACTTCAAGGACATCTACGGCCTCCTGACCACGGTGGACCAGGAGGTGCCGGGGTTCGCGATCACGGTGCCGACACGCGTGAACGGCGATTACGCCTCCTCGCGCGGCATCGAAGCCACCGTGATCAAGAGGCACAGCCACGGTTTCTCGGGCGAGCTCAACTACACCTACAGCAACTCGACCGGGACGGCGTCGGATCCGAATCGCGCCCTCGCGAGCTCGGGCAACATCCGCGACCAGTACAAGCCCACCTCGGAGCAGCCGCTCGAGTGGGACCAGCGCCACACCATCGCGGCGACGCTCCGCCTGGGGAACGAGAAGGATTGGGCGGCCAGCTTCGTCTACCAGTTCGGCACCGGCCTACCGTACACGCGGCAGGAACGGGAGCAGCGCCGGATCGATCCGGCGACCGTGAATGCGAGCAGGCTCCCCACAACCTCCACTCTAGCGGTCCAAGCGGAGCGGTTCTTCCGTGTCTGGGGTCAGAGCGTGACCTTTTACCTCCAAGGCACCAATCTGCTCGACGCGGAGAACATCACCGAGTTGCAGCCGAGCCTCTGGCCGAACAACCAGATCAACGGCACCTCGTATGTGACCTACTACTCAGAGACGGGCCGAGCCGGTGGAG
The sequence above is drawn from the Candidatus Eisenbacteria bacterium genome and encodes:
- a CDS encoding TldD/PmbA family protein, which codes for MARPRRDSAESASAWATMTRDEARSVLEQALSVVGEGEAEVALGGGTSHLTRFANNEVTQNVSERRFVLSMRVVLGKRTGRASGNDLSRAGAERLARAATAAARLQPEIPDLLPLPGPQTYRTVDADDEATGRLGPEERAREVGRAVERCVKAGVTAAGIYETGRGTIGEYGELDTLAIANSRGLFAYHLGTDAAFRISALDGAASGWAARESYRAGDIDGEALAARAADKTIRSRDPVSWDPGRYTVVLEPDAVADLLTDMSWISVGALAVQEGRSFLSGRIGQRVVGENITLRDDPYHPLHRGSPFDAEGMPTQPTTIIERGVAKTPVYDRQTAAKDGRESTGHGLPVPNTIGPLAHHLVLEGGSGPAEDLIRGIDRGLWVTRVWYTNVVDPKTVTLTGMTRDGLFAIEKGKITRAVRNFRFNQSVVQMLNEVEAMSAPERAGGVVCPGLRVRNFHMSSVTEF
- a CDS encoding TonB-dependent receptor: MAQPTKGALHAMPSYASRRGGSLNKTPPSLAFVFLAVLSVLFADAAFAQTGTVTGKVTDASGIPQQFANVTILGAQSGGPTNAQGIFTIIKVPVGVYTVRVSMLGFAKQERPGVRVDANKTTNLEFKLTEEVVKMRVVDVAGDLKIAIRKKDSSTKQIVTAQDLHSLPVDSYKDAIGLKAGVISQGGELHFRGGRADEVLTVVNGIASRNPLRAEGVDLGLLAVSSSEQVLGGLDAQYGNALSGVINLTTREGGDKFAGEARYFTDRYGEHDKEFNNFERLSVGLGGPFLFDKTKYYISYEGTYTDTYLRNTTVHNEHRFLDFIRVGLRQANASNISSKLTYNVTPNEKLNVEFIQNNSIDSRYHNRWNRKGFVQVIQDSTAPTDGNVTTRYGHWSYYPVDSSYIPMNTADHLPVVDASYQQVALTWRHVLGSQNGEIYNIRTSRQQWVSLEDVLGRQLWEYMQSPNQYYDPLNRIDGAYYVTNGDYPFYERRHTVTYTLNGDYSRKLGKPIEQGGHPHNIMVGGDINYNDLSFLLAQFPNVLDANGDYGATRDEFQNYNPEGSFFAQDRWEYEGMVLNAGFRYDSFSVGNQISSAEVAHKVKTQWSPRIGIAYPISDRDVMSFHYGRLFQVPDRLYLYQGRNISAEARGNPNLEPQTTISYQLGVQHLFSKEIYGQFGVYFKDIYGLLTTVDQEVPGFAITVPTRVNGDYASSRGIEATVIKRHSHGFSGELNYTYSNSTGTASDPNRALASSGNIRDQYKPTSEQPLEWDQRHTIAATLRLGNEKDWAASFVYQFGTGLPYTRQEREQRRIDPATVNASRLPTTSTLAVQAERFFRVWGQSVTFYLQGTNLLDAENITELQPSLWPNNQINGTSYVTYYSETGRAGGAFLTQDLNGDGREDWFPVNDPRVFQQGRVIRVGVGVQF